A stretch of DNA from Nitrospira sp. KM1:
CGGTGATTCGCCGGATCGCCGGCCAGCCATCGCCGCAACGATAAGGCTTTCGAGACCTTTCTCGCTGGTGTCGGTGTTCACGCTACCTCTCCAATCAGTCAAGTGACCATCAAGTACTTAAAGGCTCTCTTACCTATGATTTCAAAAGAGTAGGCTCTCGGACTTGCTCATCAGACCCCATTCTAATCAAGTACCCATCAAGTACCGGAATGCCGGTCTGATAAATAAGACTTTCAACACTTGACTGGTTCATGTGCTGATAAGGACGACTCGAGCCTAGCGCGCGGCAGGTATAACGGATAACCACCCCTTGTCCTGAAGCACCTGCCAGGCTAGGCCAATCTGTTGCGGCGAGAATCGACGCTTCCGCTCGTTCCATTCAAACGTCGCTACGGTGGCCTTCTCTAGTGTGCTCGCACCTTCCTGAGTCGTAACCCAGTGGACGGTAGACAAGAGTTCCAAGCCAAAGGGTGTTTCGAACCCCTTCACCAAATCCGCAACTCGCTCGAATCGACGTTGGGTGATCGGATGTCCAGTCAGAAATTGCGCGGCTTCCTGGACGGAGCCAGGCACCAGTTCGAGTGGTTTTTCCGGATCATCAATTTCATCCGTATAGCCGGATGTCAAATAGCCTTCCACGCTGAGGAGTAGATGGCGAAGATTCTCCGCGTAGGGACCGTACGGAGCCTTGACATACCTGAGCCGCAGCGTCGTTTCTCCGGCCGCTTGCATGAAGTAGAAAAGCTTGTGGACCTCCAGCAAACTGATGAACGGGTCCATCAGCCCGGCAAGATAGTGCTGCATCAAAACCACAAGCGCAGCGCGTGCTTCCGTCATCTTCGGTACGGGCCCCGATGATGAGAGCGATTCTGCAGAGACAGGAGAGCCCGCTGGACTGAAAAGCAGTACTCGTACATCCGGGACTGCCATCAAGGCCTGCTCGATTCGAGGTCGTACGTCTCCCCAATCGAGCCCTCCTTGTCCACATCCAAGCGGTGGAATAGCGATAGAGCGAATGCCTAGCCGTAGGATTTCTGCGACGAGCGCCTTAAGTCCGGACTCGATATCAGTGAGCCGACTCTTCCCTTTCCAATGCCTCTTCGTGGGAAAATTGATGATGTAGCGAGGATTGGTAAGGCTGTTGATTCCGAAGACGAACATCTTCCCCGGCTGTAATTCCTTGCGCTTGCAGACCGCTTCGTAGGCCTTGAAGTTGTCTGGGAAGGCTTTGCGAAACTGGAGGGCAATCCCCCGCCCCATGATCCCGACACAGTTGACTGTATTCACCAACGCTTCCGCGTCGGCAGCCAGAATGTCACCTGATGTAATGGCAATCATGGGAGCGGCTCCTCTTCAATAATACCAATCACGAAGAATTTCAACAGGCGGCCTGTGAGCAGCACCCTGGAGAGCTGCTTCAGACTCGGCCTTTATCCTTGCAGAATAGACCCCAATCCGGCGAACCAATTCCCATGGAAACGATCCATGAACGAGAAATTCGGCCTGTTTACCTTCTTTCACATCAGAAGACCGGAAGTCGGTCTCAGCCACAGCAGCCTAGAACCTATCTCAAAATGGTTGTGTCGATGAAAGAAGTCTCTATAATGTGCCCGCATGCTGCGGTTGCGCGACGACCAATGGGAACGGATTCGGGAACATTTTCCCGAGGAACACATTCCCGAAGGCCGCCCCGGCCGCAAACCGGTGCCCGCCCGTGCCGTCTTGGAGGCGGTCTTGTGGATCCTGAACACTGGCGCGCAATGGCACCTGCTGCCGCAGTGCTATCCCAACTACAAAACGGTGCATCGCCGCTTTCAGCAGTGGTGCGACCGCGAGGTGTTGCGCGACATGCTCACGCAGTTGGCTAATACGTTGCGCGAGGAAGGCGCGATCGACGAGCGCGAGAGCTTCATTGATGCGACGTTTGCCTCGGCGAAGGGCGGAGGCGACGACATCGGGCCGACCCGCCGGGGCAAAGGCGTGAAGATTCTCGCCATTGTCGATCGGCATGGGTTGCCGCTCTCGGTGAGTACGCATGCCGCGAATCATCATGAGGTCACCTTAGTGCAACTCAGCTTCAATTTCTACATGCTGGAGGCCAAACCCGAGCATCTTATTGGCGATCGCGCCTATGACAGTGATGGGCTCGATGACGAGCTGAAGCAGAACGGCGTCAACATGATCGCGCCCCACCGCTCCACGCGAAAACTGAAGACCCAAGATGGTCGCCATCTGCGCCGCTACCACCGTCGCTGGCTCGTCGAACGCTTCTTTGCATGGCTGCAATGGAAGCGGCGCTTGCTGATCCGCTGGGAGTATTACGCCACCAACTTTCTCGGATTTGTGCAGCTTGCATCCATCACCATGCTCCTGAAGCAATTTTGAGATAGGTTCTAGTTAATCTGATCGAGCTTATCTAGTCCATCGCAAATCTGAACATAATAGGAACCCGCGTTCGAAAGACTAAACGTCCACAGACGCTCCTTTCTCTCTGCCCATTCCACAACCTCGTGCAGATCTGCCTCTAAATGAACAATCGGTTCCTGTCCACCTCGATAACTTAGGTCTGGATGATTGGCACAATGAATCAAGTACAACATTACAGATCGTGGGCAGAAATAGAATGGGACATAGTCGCCAACCTTCGTTCCAGCATGGCATGAAACGGAGATCTCTTCGATTCGCCGGCGTTTGATCTCGGACATCCCAATTGTCACGCTTGGACCACCCCGAGCAGCAATAGTGGCATCACACAAAAGCGTTCCGTCACCCACGATAGTCACCAGATTATCGATATGGGTAATGTGATAAATCTTAGGGCGATCAGGGACCGGCTCACGTCTCGGCCTCTTCAGACACCGCGTCGAGGTCTTCGCTTTCCGGATCATTTTCGCGTTCCGCGACCGCTTCAGCATCATCGAGAGGTCCGGGCTCTTCTGATGCGTCCGGCAGCTTGGCTGCTGCCTCCCGCACATCAAGCTTGCCGGTGACCACGTCGGCGATCAGGCGAGTGCGGTATTCGCGAAGCAGACAGATCTCGCGTTCTGCGAACTGCAAAGCCGACTCGACTTCCGTGGTAGCGTCCTTTACCCATCCAACGATTTGGTGTTGCTCGTCGATCGGCGGCAGAGCCACACGAAAGTGACGAAGATCTTCACATGTAAGTGCGCCCTTTGTGCTCCCGGAATCGTCACTCATACGGCGCAGTTCTGAATATGCAGCACCAAGGAACTTCTGCAAGTACTCTGATGTGGCGATCCTATCGTGCTTACGCGGCGTGATGAACGCGATGTGTTGATTGATCGTTGCCTCAATCATCAGAACAGCGGCTCTCCCACGCGTCTTTCCCTGCCCTGTGATCGCAACTAGCACGCTGCCTGCGGGAACACGAGGCAAGTGGCACTCCCGTAGCGCCGAATCGGTGACCAATTGGTCAGACGCCACAATGGAGCCAGCATTTACGCTGCTACTGTTAAGCCACGGGTACGTGCCGTCACTCCAATAAGACGTGTTGCCGCGTGATGGCGTTGAGCCATTGCCGATAGCAGCAAAATGTCCAATCTGCCAGACCTCCCAATGTGCCGGCACATCCCCCAACCATTCCACGCCTGAGGGTTTGAGGCGGACACTGGGGTCGAGACCGCGTGTCACAGCATGGTGAATGATGGCCTGCTTCTGCTCCTCCAGCAGTTTGATTAGCTTCTGCTTGGTGCGGATATAGCGCTGGATACGTCGGTCGGCATGGTCGAGGAAGTGGACGATGGCGGATTGTTCGGACCCGGGAGGGGCGCAAAACGGGGTCTCCTTCATCCGAGCTTGTGACAAGTCCCACTGACCAATCCGCACACCATCGGATGCTTGCGTGAAGAATGGAACGTAGGTCTTCGAACGAATTGCTGCATGAAAGAATTCGCCCTCAACCCCGTTCACATCGAATACAAAGTACGCAGGGCTAACAATGCCATCATGGTGCGACACTCCGTATGAGCCTTGCCATGCCTTCATCTTGTTCATCGCAAACTGCCCGACACGAACGACCTTGTAGTTGCTCAAATCATCAGGGATGAAGTTGTGGTTCTCGTCCTTGCTTGTCGTGTCTCGTTGAATCACGCCTTTCTCTCGCACGACAGAAAGCAGTGGCAGATCAGGTTGATTGCGGTCAGTTACTCGATCCAATACATGTCGTAGTTTTCGTACCTCCCAATGCTCTGGCACATCCCCTAGCCAGGGCACACCGGAGTCCTTCATGGCTGGATAGGGTTTGAGGCCAGCAATCATGCTCCTTCACTCCCTGTCGGGCCAGTCTGCCAGTCTTGAGCGATCCGTTCCCAATCCGTGTTTCTCGAGATGGGCTGGCTGTCTTCGTCCTTGCCCACCCACACCCCCCAGAACTCCGGGTCGTCGGAGCGTGGTTGCTGTGACTTCGGTAGATCGTTCATCTTCACAAGGACCGGCAACTCTGACGCCCAACCAAGAAGAATTGCGCTCTGTGACGGTAGGGATGGAAGCTCGCGGAGCAGGCCTCTCAGATTGTCTGGAACGAGGCGTTGGACCAACTCCTGATCGCGGTCGTTGCTTATCCGGTGGAGAAGAAACGTGTTGCACTGCGATAGCACAGTGGGTGAAAGCTCAGACGGTCGCTGCGAGGAAAGGACCAATCCGAGTCCAAACTTCCGGCCCTCGCGGGCGATACGCTCGAAGACCTGACAACAAACAGATGCCGCGTCCTGATTCTCGATATCCTCCTTGTACCGCTTTATAAAGGTGTGGGCCTCTTCCATGACGAGAACTGTTGGGAGCGCCACACCGTTTAATTTCACGTAACGTTGGAGTGCTTCAAAAATCATACGGGCAATCACAGCTGTCACAATATGAACGACTTCCGTTGGCACCAAGGAAAGGTCGATCACTGACACACAACCATTCTCGGCATTGTCGGTGCCAACGTAGTTTTCGAGCCATCCTTGGAGTGTTGTGGCAGTCGAGCCGCCCATGATGGGCTTCATGCGTGTGTCGGTCAATAACGCGCGTATTCGTACGAGCAGGGTTTCGACGTGCTCGGAGACGTTGAGCATCTCCGCTACCGCCTCGATGCAGCGAAGAAGGGATGTGCCCTCGAATGGACGAGGGGCATCGACATCCGCAGGGATCACGTCAGCTTCCGTGCCGCCGAATGCTGAATGAGCCTCGCTTGCAGCCGCCAGCAATTCTTGGATCTCAGGCCTGGTGAAGTCGTGGTGAGCATATTGGACTCGCCGTGGTACGCAGAGAGCCTCGATTTTTCCAACGAGCGCCTGCAGTTTGGTGTGCTGATCGCCGCCGAAAGACGGCAAGTCGGATTCAAGCCCCGTTTTCCATTTCTCCAA
This window harbors:
- a CDS encoding macro domain-containing protein; the protein is MIAITSGDILAADAEALVNTVNCVGIMGRGIALQFRKAFPDNFKAYEAVCKRKELQPGKMFVFGINSLTNPRYIINFPTKRHWKGKSRLTDIESGLKALVAEILRLGIRSIAIPPLGCGQGGLDWGDVRPRIEQALMAVPDVRVLLFSPAGSPVSAESLSSSGPVPKMTEARAALVVLMQHYLAGLMDPFISLLEVHKLFYFMQAAGETTLRLRYVKAPYGPYAENLRHLLLSVEGYLTSGYTDEIDDPEKPLELVPGSVQEAAQFLTGHPITQRRFERVADLVKGFETPFGLELLSTVHWVTTQEGASTLEKATVATFEWNERKRRFSPQQIGLAWQVLQDKGWLSVIPAAR
- a CDS encoding DarT ssDNA thymidine ADP-ribosyltransferase family protein, which produces MAETDFRSSDVKEGKQAEFLVHGSFPWELVRRIGVYSARIKAESEAALQGAAHRPPVEILRDWYY
- a CDS encoding IS5 family transposase → MLRLRDDQWERIREHFPEEHIPEGRPGRKPVPARAVLEAVLWILNTGAQWHLLPQCYPNYKTVHRRFQQWCDREVLRDMLTQLANTLREEGAIDERESFIDATFASAKGGGDDIGPTRRGKGVKILAIVDRHGLPLSVSTHAANHHEVTLVQLSFNFYMLEAKPEHLIGDRAYDSDGLDDELKQNGVNMIAPHRSTRKLKTQDGRHLRRYHRRWLVERFFAWLQWKRRLLIRWEYYATNFLGFVQLASITMLLKQF
- a CDS encoding DUF4433 domain-containing protein; this encodes MMLKRSRNAKMIRKAKTSTRCLKRPRREPVPDRPKIYHITHIDNLVTIVGDGTLLCDATIAARGGPSVTIGMSEIKRRRIEEISVSCHAGTKVGDYVPFYFCPRSVMLYLIHCANHPDLSYRGGQEPIVHLEADLHEVVEWAERKERLWTFSLSNAGSYYVQICDGLDKLDQIN
- a CDS encoding restriction endonuclease subunit S; the protein is MIAGLKPYPAMKDSGVPWLGDVPEHWEVRKLRHVLDRVTDRNQPDLPLLSVVREKGVIQRDTTSKDENHNFIPDDLSNYKVVRVGQFAMNKMKAWQGSYGVSHHDGIVSPAYFVFDVNGVEGEFFHAAIRSKTYVPFFTQASDGVRIGQWDLSQARMKETPFCAPPGSEQSAIVHFLDHADRRIQRYIRTKQKLIKLLEEQKQAIIHHAVTRGLDPSVRLKPSGVEWLGDVPAHWEVWQIGHFAAIGNGSTPSRGNTSYWSDGTYPWLNSSSVNAGSIVASDQLVTDSALRECHLPRVPAGSVLVAITGQGKTRGRAAVLMIEATINQHIAFITPRKHDRIATSEYLQKFLGAAYSELRRMSDDSGSTKGALTCEDLRHFRVALPPIDEQHQIVGWVKDATTEVESALQFAEREICLLREYRTRLIADVVTGKLDVREAAAKLPDASEEPGPLDDAEAVAERENDPESEDLDAVSEEAET
- a CDS encoding ATP-binding protein, coding for MSQAPFEQAGSLLIGTVDFVSPDEIKVALDIEAPGSVALNAGAPRPFPRVNGYLLISVDEGLLVGQVEWLTVERSAFPKRRGMQDFGLVDLPFPSRRLRLNPLGTLRVRPEKTGKERGYVFTRGADALPSIGAAVMLPTELQLRSIVESGERRRVKIGTSPLAGDAEVRVDPNRLFGRHLAVLGNTGSGKSCSVAGLIRWGLEEAHAIRQQGQPNARFIVLDPNGEYSRAFAAADSAKARIFKVNPAEGERALKVPLWFWNSAEWCSFTQASAKTQRPTLMHALRFIRDSDIEPTADSNHEMRSFLRTIVTTIRIEQNSGSPWGAFPKPKSFFEKLEKWKTGLESDLPSFGGDQHTKLQALVGKIEALCVPRRVQYAHHDFTRPEIQELLAAASEAHSAFGGTEADVIPADVDAPRPFEGTSLLRCIEAVAEMLNVSEHVETLLVRIRALLTDTRMKPIMGGSTATTLQGWLENYVGTDNAENGCVSVIDLSLVPTEVVHIVTAVIARMIFEALQRYVKLNGVALPTVLVMEEAHTFIKRYKEDIENQDAASVCCQVFERIAREGRKFGLGLVLSSQRPSELSPTVLSQCNTFLLHRISNDRDQELVQRLVPDNLRGLLRELPSLPSQSAILLGWASELPVLVKMNDLPKSQQPRSDDPEFWGVWVGKDEDSQPISRNTDWERIAQDWQTGPTGSEGA